Proteins encoded by one window of Paenibacillus urinalis:
- a CDS encoding thioredoxin family protein, producing the protein MAPNLSHKFGKGLSPQEFIEGMTQNKEAFLDWYNRFEWTNEEDKSFFDSLKYRDDLRAVIIAADWCGDVVRNIPVVLRALETTDMPVDMLIMEHHLEIMDQFLTMGGRSIPVVIFTDSGGAVLGTWGPRPEHVQEAMVTFKENNPDREAADYQNNLAETRQEIKRRYGEGTEYQAVIVKELHELISGF; encoded by the coding sequence ATGGCTCCTAATTTATCACACAAGTTCGGTAAAGGATTGTCCCCCCAAGAATTTATAGAGGGTATGACACAGAATAAAGAAGCTTTTCTAGATTGGTATAACCGTTTCGAGTGGACGAACGAAGAAGATAAATCCTTCTTTGACAGCTTGAAATACCGTGATGACCTGCGAGCAGTCATTATCGCTGCAGATTGGTGCGGTGATGTCGTTCGAAATATTCCTGTCGTGCTCCGGGCATTGGAAACGACGGATATGCCGGTAGACATGCTCATTATGGAGCACCATCTGGAGATCATGGATCAGTTCCTGACCATGGGTGGACGTTCGATTCCAGTCGTTATTTTTACAGACTCGGGCGGTGCTGTTCTGGGAACCTGGGGCCCACGTCCTGAGCATGTCCAGGAGGCAATGGTTACCTTCAAGGAGAATAATCCAGACCGCGAGGCTGCGGATTATCAAAATAATCTGGCAGAGACGCGTCAGGAGATTAAACGACGTTATGGGGAGGGAACGGAATATCAAGCAGTCATCGTCAAGGAGCTGCATGAGTTGATATCCGGTTTTTAG
- a CDS encoding O-antigen ligase family protein, whose product MQHTDSIRTSKSDKGLAIHALDSIGLLVTAVLVYACLHQGLFFSFTWEGISVWFPAVLLGLWLFTINTSSNSAKIMYNHTPLVLIPLLIALIYAWHLLFGNPVSLNGTRDSLMQFFVISVFAAGCCILGHSIRGKKWISAGFQLMGWLMTLSGLLAVCGLLVLPNAVMRTDDPLLSAYGARLAGLVEYPNAYGVLVGMFFLERLASAASACSSSPAGELRKVAETALGLFPAATALLISESRGAWLALLLSALALLLLQRQGRRLPLLCASAPPLLCAALAHHALAGAALAPAPLPGLMLLAGGEIAALVFALLLHALLARGHRVAAACVALAALTGAAGLVYHTAISRITSGATWFAREAMWRDAVLYGVRSPWLGHGGDAWKHAVYTVQSSPYIGTEVHSGYLDLFLDTGVMGLMLMLLLFAYILRLLLRHSRETIPVCLIVMLHGAVDFDFSYPLFWMLLVLIAAWKLPVERL is encoded by the coding sequence ATGCAGCATACAGATTCAATACGAACGAGCAAATCGGATAAAGGGTTGGCCATTCATGCCTTAGATTCAATCGGACTGCTCGTTACGGCAGTGCTCGTGTATGCTTGTCTGCATCAGGGGTTGTTCTTCTCTTTCACATGGGAAGGGATCAGCGTCTGGTTCCCGGCTGTGCTGCTTGGATTGTGGCTGTTCACCATTAATACGTCTTCAAATTCAGCAAAAATAATGTACAATCATACACCCCTTGTTTTGATACCGCTGCTCATCGCATTGATCTATGCGTGGCACCTGCTCTTTGGAAATCCGGTAAGCCTCAATGGAACAAGAGACAGCCTCATGCAATTTTTTGTCATTAGTGTGTTCGCCGCAGGCTGCTGTATTCTTGGACATTCTATAAGAGGAAAAAAGTGGATCTCTGCAGGCTTTCAGCTGATGGGCTGGCTGATGACGCTAAGCGGATTACTGGCCGTATGCGGTCTGCTTGTCCTTCCTAATGCAGTAATGCGGACGGATGATCCTCTGCTGAGTGCCTATGGTGCCAGACTTGCGGGCTTGGTCGAATACCCTAACGCGTACGGCGTGCTGGTCGGGATGTTCTTCTTGGAGCGGCTGGCTTCAGCCGCTTCGGCATGCTCCAGCTCCCCGGCAGGCGAGCTGAGGAAGGTGGCAGAAACGGCCCTCGGCCTGTTCCCAGCTGCGACCGCGCTCCTCATCAGCGAGTCGCGCGGAGCATGGCTCGCGCTGCTGCTGAGCGCACTCGCACTGCTCCTGCTTCAGCGGCAAGGCAGGCGCCTGCCGCTGCTCTGTGCGAGTGCGCCGCCGCTCTTATGCGCCGCGCTCGCACATCACGCCCTTGCCGGCGCTGCACTCGCGCCGGCTCCACTCCCCGGCCTCATGCTGCTGGCCGGGGGCGAGATCGCAGCGCTCGTATTCGCGCTGCTGCTCCATGCCCTGCTGGCACGCGGACACCGCGTGGCTGCCGCGTGCGTGGCCCTTGCTGCACTGACGGGTGCAGCGGGGCTGGTGTACCATACCGCCATCAGCAGAATCACCTCCGGCGCAACTTGGTTTGCGAGGGAGGCGATGTGGCGTGATGCGGTGCTATATGGTGTGCGCTCCCCTTGGCTTGGGCATGGCGGGGACGCATGGAAGCATGCGGTATATACGGTCCAATCCTCACCGTATATTGGCACAGAAGTGCACAGCGGATATCTGGATCTATTCCTCGATACCGGTGTCATGGGGCTTATGCTCATGCTGCTCCTATTCGCTTACATCCTGCGCCTGCTGTTACGTCATAGTCGGGAGACCATTCCCGTGTGCTTGATTGTCATGCTTCATGGCGCAGTCGATTTCGACTTCAGCTATCCTTTATTTTGGATGCTGCTTGTATTAATCGCAGCCTGGAAGCTGCCGGTGGAGCGCTTGTAG
- a CDS encoding class I SAM-dependent methyltransferase encodes MYPLDSLRKLIEGIFEEQGLITATLSQLRKKEGQTFTKVQVKPVLLKNKLHYQFAYHQNNKVTHDNLIPDEAAERMKQLFEETFRQGMICTPEADYQILISKKYKVSILTKTPSKQEADLSHNRKKRYVLEDGKPIPFLIELGIMSDEGKVHARKYDKFKQINRFLEMVEDVLPNLPQGRPITIVDFGCGKSYLTFALYHYLAVQQRRKLQVVGLDLKADVIEHCSQIGKNLGYTGLKFLVGDIAEYNELEQVDMVVTLHACDTATDAALEKAVRWGASVILSVPCCQHELFAQMEANVMNPLLSHGILKERFAALATDAIRAKLLDIMGYRTQLLEFIDMEHTPKNILIRAVKGNAGDTDQLWNEYTAYRDFLHVNPYLERACADRLPVGAAK; translated from the coding sequence ATGTACCCTTTGGATTCATTACGAAAATTAATTGAAGGTATTTTTGAAGAGCAGGGACTGATTACGGCTACACTAAGTCAGCTTCGCAAGAAAGAAGGACAGACCTTCACTAAAGTGCAGGTTAAGCCGGTTCTGCTTAAAAACAAACTCCATTACCAATTTGCATACCATCAGAACAATAAAGTAACTCACGATAATTTGATCCCGGATGAAGCTGCTGAGCGGATGAAGCAATTATTTGAGGAGACTTTTCGGCAAGGCATGATTTGTACTCCTGAAGCCGACTATCAGATCTTGATCAGCAAGAAGTACAAAGTGTCGATCTTGACCAAAACTCCCTCCAAGCAGGAGGCGGATTTGTCTCATAATCGGAAGAAACGTTATGTGCTAGAGGACGGCAAGCCGATTCCCTTCCTGATTGAGCTCGGTATTATGAGCGATGAAGGCAAGGTGCATGCCCGTAAATATGATAAGTTCAAGCAGATCAATCGCTTCCTTGAAATGGTGGAGGATGTACTGCCTAATTTGCCGCAGGGACGACCGATTACGATTGTCGATTTTGGCTGTGGCAAATCGTATCTTACCTTTGCTCTATACCATTACTTGGCTGTGCAGCAGCGCAGGAAGCTTCAGGTCGTAGGTCTGGATTTGAAGGCAGATGTGATCGAGCATTGCAGCCAAATCGGCAAGAATCTGGGCTATACTGGGCTGAAATTTCTGGTAGGGGACATTGCAGAATACAATGAGCTTGAACAGGTGGATATGGTCGTTACACTTCATGCCTGCGATACAGCAACAGATGCTGCTCTTGAGAAGGCGGTGCGCTGGGGCGCATCCGTAATATTATCAGTTCCGTGCTGTCAGCATGAGCTGTTTGCTCAGATGGAGGCAAATGTCATGAATCCTTTATTATCACACGGGATTCTCAAGGAACGGTTTGCTGCCCTTGCTACAGATGCCATTCGTGCCAAGCTGCTTGATATTATGGGCTACCGTACACAGCTGCTGGAATTCATCGATATGGAGCATACACCCAAGAATATTCTGATTCGCGCTGTAAAGGGAAATGCTGGAGATACAGATCAGTTGTGGAATGAGTATACGGCATATCGTGATTTCTTGCATGTTAATCCTTACTTGGAAAGAGCATGCGCAGATCGGTTACCGGTGGGAGCAGCAAAGTAA
- a CDS encoding DUF6483 family protein: MFRRDYLLRMVEEMTEMIGKVFELKQKKMHIDALWELDEWLKRQFRLNSQLLNSLPVEDIIDLFRLGDGVEVDKVQQVARIMEEEGRVYMDQGSTDQALVRWMKALHLYLYSLLHGANREILSAPERVAALLEEIKGYELPEKTERLKALYHEKAGRYDEAENSWYRLSRQEQYAQEAAEFYKRLLLQEDVQLEAGGLPRTEVEEGLRELQGR, from the coding sequence ATGTTTAGAAGAGATTATCTCCTCCGCATGGTGGAGGAAATGACGGAAATGATCGGTAAAGTGTTTGAGCTGAAGCAGAAGAAAATGCATATTGATGCCTTATGGGAGCTGGATGAGTGGCTTAAACGCCAGTTCCGGCTTAATTCTCAGCTGCTGAACTCTCTTCCGGTTGAAGATATCATCGATTTGTTCCGGCTTGGTGACGGTGTGGAAGTAGACAAGGTCCAGCAAGTGGCACGAATTATGGAAGAGGAAGGCCGAGTGTACATGGATCAAGGGTCGACTGATCAAGCACTTGTCCGCTGGATGAAAGCTCTGCATTTATATTTATATAGCCTGCTTCATGGGGCAAACAGAGAGATCTTAAGTGCACCTGAACGCGTTGCGGCATTGCTGGAGGAAATTAAAGGGTATGAGCTGCCTGAGAAGACGGAAAGACTAAAGGCGTTATATCACGAGAAAGCGGGACGATATGACGAGGCGGAGAACAGCTGGTATCGCTTGAGCAGGCAGGAGCAATATGCACAGGAGGCGGCTGAGTTCTACAAGCGTCTGCTGCTGCAAGAGGATGTACAGCTTGAAGCGGGAGGTCTGCCTCGCACAGAAGTGGAGGAAGGACTTCGGGAATTGCAGGGCAGATAA
- a CDS encoding alpha/beta fold hydrolase: MEKVQLGNHVIAYRDHGEGQPVVLLHGYCGSSDYFEEVLPQLVKQYRCIVPDLRGHGESGTPNNSCSISDMADDIVELLNHLGIQQASVFGHSLGGYLTLSIADRYPDRLNAFGLIHSTAYPDSDEAKEKRLRAVSTIQTEGIQPFVDALVPNLFAAEHQTTMVSKIDRVREIGYRTSPQGASNTAIAMKERPDLRHVLDEASVPVLLIAGEQDAVVPPDRTFTSDSPRVTQSLITDAGHMSMVEQPDEFLRALTSFMNNNVK; this comes from the coding sequence ATGGAAAAAGTACAATTAGGAAATCATGTTATCGCTTATAGAGATCATGGAGAAGGACAACCGGTGGTATTGCTGCATGGTTATTGCGGAAGCTCTGACTACTTTGAAGAGGTATTGCCTCAATTAGTGAAGCAATATCGCTGTATCGTACCGGATCTCAGAGGTCATGGGGAATCGGGGACGCCTAACAACAGCTGCAGTATTAGCGATATGGCAGATGATATCGTGGAGCTGCTCAATCATTTGGGTATTCAGCAAGCTAGTGTTTTCGGCCATTCCTTAGGAGGATACCTCACACTATCTATTGCAGACAGATATCCTGATCGGCTTAATGCCTTTGGCTTAATCCATTCAACGGCTTATCCAGACAGTGACGAGGCCAAAGAAAAGCGTCTCAGAGCAGTGTCCACTATTCAAACGGAAGGGATTCAACCCTTTGTGGATGCTTTGGTTCCTAATCTGTTTGCAGCAGAGCACCAGACGACGATGGTATCCAAGATAGATCGAGTCCGGGAGATTGGTTATCGGACTTCTCCTCAGGGAGCATCCAATACGGCCATCGCCATGAAGGAACGTCCTGACCTGCGGCATGTGCTGGATGAAGCGAGTGTTCCCGTGCTGTTAATAGCGGGAGAACAGGATGCCGTTGTGCCGCCGGATCGGACCTTTACTTCAGACAGCCCGAGAGTAACGCAGTCGCTTATCACAGATGCTGGTCATATGAGTATGGTTGAGCAGCCGGATGAATTCCTTCGTGCGCTTACCAGCTTTATGAATAATAATGTAAAATAA
- the yyaC gene encoding spore protease YyaC, whose translation MSKFTSTTSRTTASGHKRSGKGALASFFKQIAAHHSIDKLTFVCIGTDRSTGDALGPLTGSYLVEYGFQHVMGTLPNPCDAATLKQMIRTIPADHVVIAIDACLGSAVDVGDYLCRERSLVPAESVKGDLPAVGHYSIAGIVNVNGPKPYTLLQMTSLHRVMNMARELALAAHEGFQLQTGSAESELLNVCNTGFHDPC comes from the coding sequence TTGTCCAAATTCACATCGACAACATCCAGGACAACAGCCTCTGGTCACAAAAGAAGTGGAAAAGGAGCTCTTGCTTCATTCTTCAAACAGATTGCAGCGCACCATTCTATAGATAAATTAACCTTTGTATGTATCGGAACAGATCGTTCCACAGGTGATGCATTGGGTCCGCTTACCGGAAGCTATTTAGTAGAGTACGGATTTCAGCACGTGATGGGTACGCTGCCGAACCCCTGTGATGCTGCAACATTGAAGCAAATGATCCGCACAATTCCCGCTGACCATGTAGTCATTGCGATTGATGCTTGCCTGGGCTCTGCAGTTGACGTTGGTGATTACCTCTGCCGGGAGCGTTCACTGGTACCTGCTGAATCGGTAAAAGGAGACCTGCCTGCTGTCGGTCATTACAGCATTGCCGGTATTGTTAACGTGAATGGCCCCAAGCCGTATACGCTGCTTCAGATGACTTCTCTACATCGGGTAATGAATATGGCGCGTGAGCTTGCGTTGGCTGCTCATGAGGGATTTCAATTGCAAACTGGTTCAGCAGAGTCTGAATTGCTTAATGTATGTAATACTGGATTTCATGATCCATGCTAA
- a CDS encoding DUF1128 domain-containing protein, producing MDLTQKNQQNIEFMIDAIKSKLRMASASALQSSAFTVAQYDDILDIYEIVNSKSNLSISEVEALVSELGRLRA from the coding sequence ATGGATTTAACCCAAAAAAATCAGCAGAACATCGAGTTTATGATTGATGCCATCAAGTCTAAACTAAGAATGGCGAGTGCCTCTGCGCTCCAGTCATCCGCGTTCACAGTAGCTCAGTACGACGATATCCTGGATATTTACGAAATCGTTAATTCCAAAAGCAATCTCAGTATTTCCGAAGTAGAGGCGCTCGTATCCGAACTCGGCCGTCTCCGCGCATAA
- a CDS encoding asparaginase, translating to MLDALLLTEFRGGVMESAHRGHISIVNEKGKVVYFAGDPHFKTFTRSAAKPLQAIPGIRAGIQEKYGFTSEEIALMVSSHRSEDFHQRVLMQMKNKIGVDETGLVCAPSYPLHEESRTEYIKKEGHKRRILHNCSGKHMGVLAYTKLKGADASTYADPLHPVQQEIKEVISQLTEVSQEELSPGTDGCGFPVYALPISGMARAFLKLACPDLIADESTRQAAQLITAAMNTAPEMVGGTGRVDTVLLQDSNIVAKGGFQGVFCFALREERLGISFKVLDGSEEEWGLITASILEQIGYRNQATLNALRKQFSQDIRNDAGTVVGTAQPVFVLQHENSSGLEPSFKDQ from the coding sequence ATGTTAGATGCATTATTATTAACCGAATTCCGGGGTGGTGTAATGGAAAGCGCACACCGCGGTCATATATCAATAGTGAATGAAAAAGGAAAAGTTGTCTATTTCGCAGGTGACCCCCATTTTAAGACCTTTACCCGCTCTGCGGCCAAACCACTTCAAGCCATACCGGGCATTAGGGCTGGTATACAAGAGAAATATGGCTTCACTTCCGAGGAAATTGCCCTGATGGTCTCCTCCCATCGCTCGGAGGATTTTCACCAGCGTGTATTGATGCAGATGAAAAATAAGATCGGAGTAGATGAGACAGGGCTGGTCTGTGCTCCGAGTTATCCGCTCCATGAAGAGAGCAGAACGGAGTATATCAAGAAGGAAGGGCATAAACGAAGAATTCTTCATAACTGCTCAGGTAAACATATGGGGGTACTTGCCTATACGAAGCTGAAGGGGGCTGACGCTAGTACTTATGCCGATCCGCTTCATCCTGTGCAGCAGGAAATCAAAGAAGTGATTTCACAACTTACAGAGGTATCACAGGAGGAGCTGTCTCCAGGAACCGATGGCTGCGGATTTCCGGTCTATGCGCTGCCTATTTCAGGAATGGCGAGAGCCTTTCTTAAACTGGCTTGTCCGGATTTGATTGCAGATGAATCTACCCGGCAGGCTGCGCAGCTTATTACTGCAGCGATGAATACAGCACCAGAAATGGTGGGAGGAACAGGCAGAGTAGATACGGTTCTGCTTCAGGATTCGAATATCGTTGCCAAGGGCGGATTTCAAGGCGTGTTTTGTTTTGCTCTCCGGGAGGAGCGGCTGGGGATCAGCTTCAAGGTTCTCGATGGCTCCGAAGAGGAGTGGGGACTGATCACCGCATCGATACTTGAGCAAATCGGTTATCGTAATCAGGCAACCTTGAACGCATTAAGGAAACAATTCTCACAGGACATTCGTAATGATGCCGGAACCGTTGTGGGTACCGCACAGCCTGTGTTTGTTCTTCAACATGAGAATTCATCTGGATTAGAACCATCATTCAAAGACCAATAA
- a CDS encoding phosphatase PAP2 family protein, whose protein sequence is MTNNSKKKFYWTTIGLAGSLTFVLIIVLLFMLVGVDQVQAIDENIQFYLFPHADSWYYSLLPIIKGITEFGSFNITAIVALVFVSYYGIFRKLYVNAYIVAVSFISMWSINYVLKILLRRERPELEQLMAAHGYSFPSGHSMIAAGFYGVIFVLLVQTIKNRGGSGSLLALFGALFVLLIGYSRIYLGVHYPTDVVTGLLCGAIWTFCMHRLLQEASP, encoded by the coding sequence ATGACGAATAACAGCAAAAAAAAATTCTACTGGACAACTATTGGACTAGCTGGCAGCCTGACCTTTGTTCTCATCATCGTACTCTTATTTATGCTAGTTGGAGTCGATCAGGTTCAAGCGATTGATGAAAATATCCAGTTTTACCTTTTTCCTCATGCTGACAGCTGGTACTATTCCTTACTGCCGATTATTAAAGGAATTACCGAGTTTGGTTCTTTTAATATCACTGCCATTGTTGCACTTGTATTTGTGAGCTATTATGGGATCTTTCGTAAACTTTATGTAAACGCATATATCGTAGCGGTCAGCTTCATTAGCATGTGGAGCATTAATTATGTGCTCAAAATTCTTCTTAGACGAGAACGACCTGAGCTTGAACAGCTGATGGCCGCCCACGGATACAGCTTTCCAAGCGGTCATTCTATGATTGCTGCCGGGTTCTATGGCGTTATCTTCGTCCTGCTCGTGCAGACAATCAAAAATAGAGGTGGGTCTGGATCTCTTCTTGCCCTCTTTGGCGCTTTATTTGTTCTATTGATCGGGTACAGCCGTATTTATCTCGGCGTTCATTATCCAACGGATGTTGTGACAGGTCTCTTGTGCGGAGCCATATGGACCTTCTGCATGCATCGCCTGCTTCAGGAAGCTTCTCCATAA